The Gymnodinialimonas sp. 57CJ19 genome includes a window with the following:
- a CDS encoding ABC transporter permease, with protein sequence MSEVAPAPSAATTQEVGGMANSYRRRELRRAFQSMLTSRWALIGMLILLIVTFVAIFGPWLAPFDPNRQNIMMRLLEPGQPGAGDLTYWLGSDQLGRDTFSRLLYGARVSLLVGVAAIAVGGTLGTVAGLVSGYFGGWIDDVIMRLGDIQLAFPFILLAIMFLVVLGPGLVNIILVLGIGQWITYARIVRAQTLSLREKEYVEAARAMGDSTFSILFRTILPNIIAPLTVIASFNVAGVILSEAALSFLGLGVPPDVPTWGSMLSESRDHLLSNKWWLAVFPGLAIVFTVLAFNIIGDWLRDFLDPRLKENG encoded by the coding sequence ATGTCAGAGGTCGCTCCAGCGCCAAGCGCGGCAACCACGCAAGAGGTTGGTGGCATGGCGAATTCCTATCGCCGCCGCGAACTTCGCCGCGCCTTCCAAAGCATGCTGACCAGCCGTTGGGCGTTGATTGGGATGTTAATTCTATTGATCGTGACTTTCGTGGCGATCTTCGGCCCTTGGCTGGCGCCGTTTGACCCCAACAGGCAAAACATCATGATGCGTTTGCTTGAGCCCGGCCAGCCCGGCGCGGGTGATCTGACATATTGGCTTGGGTCCGACCAACTGGGCCGAGATACGTTCTCTCGGCTGCTATACGGCGCACGGGTATCCCTGCTTGTGGGCGTGGCCGCCATTGCGGTCGGCGGCACTTTGGGCACGGTAGCGGGGTTGGTTTCGGGCTACTTCGGTGGCTGGATCGACGATGTCATCATGCGTTTGGGCGATATCCAGCTGGCATTCCCGTTCATCCTTCTGGCGATCATGTTCCTTGTCGTTCTTGGGCCGGGGCTGGTTAATATTATCCTCGTACTGGGGATTGGGCAGTGGATTACCTATGCGCGGATTGTGCGGGCGCAGACCCTTAGCCTTCGGGAAAAAGAATATGTCGAGGCCGCGCGAGCCATGGGGGACAGCACGTTCTCGATTCTGTTCCGCACCATCCTGCCCAACATCATCGCTCCTCTGACCGTGATTGCATCGTTCAACGTGGCGGGCGTGATCCTGTCGGAAGCTGCCTTATCGTTCCTTGGCCTTGGCGTGCCGCCCGATGTGCCGACTTGGGGCAGCATGTTGTCGGAAAGCCGCGATCACCTGTTGTCGAACAAATGGTGGTTGGCCGTCTTCCCTGGTCTGGCGATTGTCTTCACCGTGCTGGCCTTCAACATCATCGGCGATTGGCTGCGCGACTTCCTGGACCCCCGCTTGAAAGAGAACGGCTAA
- a CDS encoding ABC transporter substrate-binding protein: MPKLLNVLAAGVASLALTTGAFAQADDTIVVGLSADIVTLDPAPISSRDNSNIARHIFGTLYSMGGDGVANPDLANNLEISDDGLAYVYTLNEGLTCHDGEPLTAEDAAYSFNRAADPENAFTGNTPGFIFSSIDFQSAEALDDLRVQINIGAPNPIAFGLIAEVFIHCMDSYEAMTLDEATSNPIGSGAYRLVEWSRGSEVVLEAVEGADVGFQNIIWRIIPEASTRSAELMAGNVDIITNVAPDQMDVINNSGVAEVNPIQGTRRMYVGFNLSDAMAEQPGGDAIQDPAVRRALQYAVNVPAICSQLLNFECERMTGIVNPPNANQDLEPYPYDPAEAERLLDEAGWPRGDDGVRFSIAFQAGQGRYLNDANVVQAIAQMLGDVGLDVDLQIMEWSSVYIPIIRERNAGPLYFIGSGGALWSPLYDMTDLAAVDAGTNYTHWDDPRWFDRWEDIAAAETEEETREIIDEMLQVFYDDGPWLHLYFQPDFYGVSNRVNWTPRPDEKVYLFDATLN, translated from the coding sequence ATGCCAAAACTACTCAACGTGCTTGCCGCCGGTGTTGCAAGCCTCGCGCTTACCACGGGGGCTTTCGCGCAAGCCGACGACACGATTGTCGTTGGTCTTAGTGCCGATATCGTCACGCTCGACCCTGCCCCGATTTCGTCGCGCGATAACTCCAACATTGCCCGTCACATCTTTGGGACGCTGTACAGCATGGGCGGCGACGGTGTTGCCAACCCTGATCTGGCCAACAATCTGGAAATCTCCGACGACGGGTTGGCTTATGTCTATACCCTCAACGAAGGTCTGACCTGCCACGATGGTGAACCTTTGACCGCGGAAGATGCGGCCTATTCGTTCAACCGCGCCGCCGACCCGGAGAATGCGTTCACCGGCAACACGCCCGGCTTCATCTTCTCGTCCATCGACTTCCAAAGCGCCGAGGCACTGGATGATCTGCGTGTTCAGATCAACATCGGCGCCCCCAATCCGATCGCGTTCGGCCTGATTGCCGAGGTTTTCATCCACTGTATGGATAGCTACGAGGCGATGACCCTCGACGAAGCAACCAGCAACCCCATCGGCTCCGGCGCATACCGTTTGGTCGAATGGAGCCGTGGTTCCGAAGTGGTCCTGGAGGCCGTTGAAGGTGCCGACGTAGGCTTCCAGAACATCATCTGGCGGATCATCCCCGAAGCCTCCACCCGCTCGGCCGAGCTGATGGCCGGCAACGTGGACATCATCACCAACGTCGCGCCCGACCAGATGGACGTGATCAACAACTCCGGCGTGGCCGAAGTGAACCCCATCCAAGGCACGCGCCGCATGTATGTGGGCTTCAACCTGTCTGACGCGATGGCAGAACAGCCCGGTGGCGATGCGATCCAGGATCCTGCCGTGCGCCGTGCGCTGCAATATGCGGTCAACGTGCCCGCGATCTGTTCCCAGCTGCTCAACTTCGAGTGTGAGCGGATGACCGGCATCGTGAACCCGCCCAACGCCAATCAGGATCTGGAGCCCTACCCCTATGACCCCGCAGAGGCCGAGCGTCTTCTGGACGAGGCCGGTTGGCCCCGTGGCGACGACGGTGTCCGTTTCTCCATCGCGTTCCAAGCCGGTCAGGGCCGCTACCTGAACGACGCCAACGTGGTGCAAGCCATTGCTCAGATGCTGGGTGATGTGGGTCTGGATGTTGATCTTCAGATCATGGAATGGTCCAGCGTCTACATCCCGATCATTCGTGAGCGTAACGCAGGCCCCCTCTACTTCATCGGTTCCGGTGGCGCATTGTGGAGCCCGCTCTACGACATGACCGATCTGGCCGCTGTCGATGCCGGCACCAACTACACCCATTGGGATGACCCCCGCTGGTTCGACCGTTGGGAAGACATCGCTGCTGCCGAGACGGAAGAGGAAACACGCGAGATCATCGACGAGATGCTGCAAGTTTTCTACGACGATGGCCCTTGGCTGCACCTCTACTTCCAGCCTGACTTCTACGGCGTCAGCAACCGCGTCAACTGGACCCCGCGCCCAGATGAGAAGGTTTACCTCTTCGACGCGACATTGAACTAG
- a CDS encoding GntR family transcriptional regulator, with the protein MTDAKAAFDAPMPHDIAPIENVPLRVQVADQLRAAILSGRLRPGTSLVETALAEQMKVSRAPIREAIQILENDGLVETIAYKGKRVKPLTAREVAETYSLREVFEVMAVRRILENNAPLDALRTHCDEMTAAAKADNFARLVAADEAFHHALIRLADHDLLAASWRNLYLRIHQIMALRNRDERNLEEVAGNHPPIVQAIADGDADRAISLISDHTRALAAFDPAGIVQAM; encoded by the coding sequence ATGACCGATGCCAAAGCGGCTTTTGACGCGCCGATGCCCCACGACATTGCCCCGATTGAGAATGTGCCCCTGCGTGTTCAAGTGGCAGACCAATTGCGTGCCGCGATTCTGAGCGGTCGGCTTCGGCCCGGAACAAGTCTGGTGGAGACTGCGCTGGCCGAGCAGATGAAGGTGTCCCGCGCGCCGATCCGCGAAGCCATCCAAATTCTCGAAAATGACGGCCTCGTGGAAACGATTGCTTACAAAGGCAAGCGCGTGAAACCGCTTACGGCCCGCGAAGTGGCCGAAACCTATTCGCTTCGCGAAGTGTTCGAGGTGATGGCCGTGCGCCGCATCCTGGAAAACAACGCCCCCCTTGATGCCCTGCGCACCCATTGCGACGAGATGACTGCCGCCGCGAAGGCTGACAACTTCGCCAGATTGGTCGCTGCGGATGAAGCATTCCACCACGCTTTGATCCGCTTGGCCGATCACGACCTGCTCGCGGCATCTTGGCGGAACCTCTACCTGCGCATCCACCAGATCATGGCCCTTCGCAACCGCGATGAGCGCAATCTGGAAGAGGTGGCAGGCAACCACCCACCCATCGTTCAAGCCATAGCCGACGGCGACGCCGATCGCGCTATCTCTCTTATCTCCGATCACACCCGCGCTCTGGCCGCCTTCGATCCGGCGGGCATTGTGCAGGCAATGTGA
- a CDS encoding oligopeptide/dipeptide ABC transporter ATP-binding protein: protein MNAPLLEVDKLQKYFPIHGGVLQRVVNNVKAVNDISFSINAGEVVGLVGESGSGKTTVGRTILRLEEATGGAVRFDGADVMALNTADLRSYRKRMQIIFQDPYASLNPREKVRDILTHPLRLHNIGTASEHEDRAVALLEKVGLNRDHLDRFPHEFSGGQRQRIGIARALAVEPEFIVADEPVSALDVSIQAQVINLLEDLKTELNLTMLFIAHDLGVVEHICDRVIVMYLGRVMEIASVADLYARPNHPYTQALMSAVPIPEPGRRRDRVILKGDIPSPINPPTGCVFRTRCPMATDACATVVPELKAVGEGHVSACIHTT, encoded by the coding sequence ATGAACGCACCGCTGTTAGAAGTAGACAAGCTGCAAAAGTACTTTCCGATCCATGGCGGCGTTCTTCAGCGCGTGGTCAACAACGTGAAGGCGGTCAACGACATCTCGTTCTCGATCAACGCGGGCGAGGTTGTGGGGTTGGTGGGCGAAAGTGGCTCGGGCAAAACCACCGTCGGGCGCACGATCTTACGGCTGGAAGAAGCGACGGGCGGCGCGGTGCGATTCGATGGGGCCGACGTGATGGCGCTGAATACCGCCGATCTGCGTAGTTACCGGAAGCGGATGCAGATTATTTTCCAAGACCCCTACGCCAGCCTCAATCCCCGCGAAAAAGTGCGCGATATCCTGACCCACCCGCTTCGCTTGCATAATATTGGCACGGCGTCGGAGCATGAAGACCGTGCGGTTGCCTTGTTGGAGAAAGTGGGGCTGAACCGCGATCACCTGGACCGGTTCCCCCATGAATTTTCCGGCGGCCAGCGGCAGCGCATCGGAATCGCCCGCGCTCTGGCTGTGGAGCCCGAGTTTATCGTCGCGGATGAGCCTGTTTCGGCGCTCGATGTGTCGATCCAGGCGCAGGTTATCAACCTGCTGGAAGACCTGAAGACTGAGCTTAACCTGACGATGCTGTTTATCGCCCACGATCTGGGCGTGGTGGAGCATATCTGCGATCGGGTGATCGTCATGTATCTGGGTCGGGTGATGGAAATCGCCTCGGTTGCGGATCTTTATGCGCGGCCCAACCACCCCTATACGCAAGCGCTCATGTCCGCTGTGCCGATCCCAGAGCCGGGTAGACGGCGGGACCGGGTGATATTGAAGGGGGACATTCCTAGCCCGATCAATCCCCCCACCGGATGCGTATTCCGCACCCGTTGCCCGATGGCGACGGACGCTTGTGCCACCGTAGTGCCAGAGCTGAAAGCCGTGGGCGAAGGCCATGTAAGCGCCTGTATTCACACAACTTAG
- a CDS encoding ABC transporter ATP-binding protein, which produces MTHDPSDSAKRVPLLEVRDLQTTFDLSKTRSVCAVDGVSFDVHAGETLAIVGESGSGKSVTSLSIMGLLPKDVGRISGGSIKLNGREITTLNDTEMREIRGKEIGMIFQEPMTSLNPVHTVGQQIAEMVIRHEKVSKAKARTRAIEMLDLVGIPEPSTRVDNYPHEMSGGMRQRAMIAMALSCEPRILIADEPTTALDVTIQAQMLELMDDLQKKLGMAIVFITHDLGVVAEVADRVVVMYAAQVVETADVEEIFRSPKMPYTAGLMNSIPRLGSSVNKIRLEAIPGSVPALTNLPQGCRFHPRCAFATEACTRALPPLEAAESDHLIRCARWRELNLSERQAS; this is translated from the coding sequence ATGACGCATGACCCCTCCGACAGCGCCAAACGCGTGCCCTTGCTAGAAGTCCGAGACCTCCAAACCACTTTTGACCTTAGCAAGACCCGCTCTGTCTGTGCCGTAGACGGGGTGAGCTTTGACGTTCACGCAGGCGAAACCCTTGCGATTGTTGGCGAAAGTGGGTCGGGGAAATCCGTGACAAGCCTGTCTATCATGGGTCTGTTGCCCAAGGACGTGGGCCGCATTTCCGGTGGCAGCATCAAGCTGAATGGCCGCGAAATCACCACCCTGAACGATACGGAAATGCGGGAAATACGCGGCAAAGAGATCGGGATGATCTTTCAAGAGCCGATGACAAGCCTCAACCCGGTGCACACCGTCGGCCAGCAAATCGCTGAAATGGTGATCCGCCACGAAAAGGTCTCCAAGGCAAAGGCGCGGACCCGCGCCATTGAGATGTTGGACCTCGTGGGCATTCCAGAGCCGTCGACACGTGTGGACAACTACCCCCACGAGATGTCGGGCGGAATGCGCCAAAGGGCGATGATCGCGATGGCGCTTTCGTGCGAGCCGCGCATTTTGATCGCGGATGAGCCGACGACGGCCCTGGACGTGACCATCCAAGCGCAGATGCTTGAACTGATGGATGATCTCCAGAAGAAGCTAGGGATGGCGATTGTGTTCATCACCCACGACCTGGGCGTTGTGGCCGAAGTCGCGGACCGTGTGGTGGTGATGTATGCCGCGCAGGTTGTAGAAACGGCCGACGTGGAAGAGATCTTCCGAAGCCCCAAGATGCCCTACACGGCGGGCCTGATGAACTCGATCCCGCGCTTGGGGTCTTCGGTTAACAAGATCCGGCTAGAGGCCATCCCCGGCAGCGTGCCTGCCCTGACGAACCTGCCGCAAGGCTGCCGCTTCCATCCCCGCTGCGCCTTCGCCACCGAAGCCTGCACCCGTGCCTTGCCCCCGCTTGAGGCGGCTGAGAGCGACCACCTGATCCGCTGCGCCCGTTGGCGAGAGCTGAACCTAAGCGAAAGGCAAGCGTCATGA
- a CDS encoding ABC transporter ATP-binding protein: MSEELEVERGDIRDNGRRPPRAVVGSHRIEEEMFGRVFDRAITSRIWDFVRPYQRQIIIAVLAVFVFTATQIAIPLIISYGIDNGLTADLAGQSALRAAMIAFMIAIGLNYGAAWLQESIVGKAAENVLFDIRTAMFSHLQDVSLTFMDKTEVGRLMSRLQGDVNAMQEFLETSVLSVGDIVLLFGIIISMLWLNVQLGLLTLCVLPVLFIVRIVWLPRARAAFMAAHEANSVANGALAEAIHGVRTVQSMDRQPVNFALYTDKARATLLAHRTASKFAQVMVPIVDSLTGIAMAVVVVVGGSKVLNQQLEVGVMVAFLFYIQRFFDPIRSLTMQYSVMQRAMASGQRLIDVLDVPVDIKDAEDAVDLPHDMDGAIEFKDVTFGYNPANPVLKNVSFKVQPGETVALVGPTGSGKSSAMSLLNRFYDVQSGEILVGGKDVREVTQASIGREIAMVLQEPYLFSGTLLENIRYNKSDATEEDVIAAAKAVGAHDFIMALPKGYQTVMGERGGTLSLGQRQLISFARALVADARILVLDEATASIDSYTEMLIQKALETLLTGRTGLVIAHRLATIRDADRIIVLQAGEVLEQGNHDELMAMNGLYAQLYSVNYASFDDVPNASIDPGEVQSS; encoded by the coding sequence ATGAGCGAAGAACTCGAAGTTGAACGCGGCGATATTCGCGATAATGGCCGTCGCCCGCCCCGTGCGGTTGTAGGCTCTCATCGGATTGAGGAGGAGATGTTTGGCCGCGTCTTTGACCGAGCCATCACCTCCCGCATCTGGGATTTCGTCCGCCCCTACCAGCGGCAGATTATCATCGCAGTTCTTGCGGTTTTCGTCTTCACCGCCACCCAGATCGCGATCCCCTTGATCATCAGCTACGGCATCGACAACGGCCTGACCGCAGACCTTGCCGGGCAATCGGCCCTGCGCGCGGCGATGATCGCCTTCATGATCGCCATCGGCCTGAACTACGGCGCAGCTTGGTTGCAGGAAAGCATCGTCGGCAAAGCAGCCGAGAACGTGTTGTTCGACATCCGCACCGCCATGTTCAGCCATTTGCAGGACGTCTCGCTGACCTTCATGGACAAGACCGAAGTGGGCCGCCTGATGTCGCGTCTGCAAGGTGACGTAAACGCGATGCAGGAATTTCTGGAGACCTCCGTCCTGTCTGTGGGCGATATCGTTTTGCTGTTCGGGATCATCATCTCGATGCTGTGGCTTAACGTACAGTTGGGGCTTCTGACGCTCTGCGTGCTGCCGGTTTTGTTCATCGTCCGCATTGTCTGGCTGCCCCGCGCACGCGCCGCGTTCATGGCCGCGCACGAGGCAAATTCCGTCGCCAATGGCGCATTGGCCGAAGCGATCCACGGCGTGCGCACCGTCCAAAGCATGGACCGCCAGCCGGTCAACTTTGCGCTCTATACCGACAAGGCGCGGGCAACCTTGTTGGCGCATCGCACCGCCTCCAAATTCGCGCAAGTTATGGTGCCGATCGTCGATAGCCTGACAGGGATCGCCATGGCCGTGGTGGTTGTGGTTGGTGGCTCGAAAGTGCTGAACCAACAGCTGGAAGTCGGCGTGATGGTCGCCTTCCTGTTCTACATTCAACGCTTCTTTGACCCGATCCGCTCGCTTACGATGCAGTATTCGGTGATGCAGCGGGCGATGGCCTCGGGCCAGCGGTTGATCGACGTGCTGGACGTGCCCGTCGACATCAAGGACGCCGAGGACGCCGTCGACCTGCCCCACGATATGGACGGCGCGATTGAGTTCAAGGATGTGACCTTCGGCTACAATCCCGCCAATCCGGTGCTCAAGAACGTCAGCTTCAAGGTGCAACCCGGCGAAACGGTGGCCCTTGTCGGACCCACCGGATCGGGCAAATCCAGCGCCATGTCGCTGCTCAACCGGTTCTATGACGTGCAAAGCGGCGAGATCCTTGTCGGCGGCAAAGACGTGCGCGAGGTGACCCAAGCCTCCATCGGGCGTGAGATCGCCATGGTCTTGCAAGAACCCTACTTGTTCAGCGGCACCTTGTTGGAGAACATCCGCTACAACAAATCAGACGCGACCGAAGAGGACGTTATCGCAGCTGCCAAGGCTGTCGGGGCCCATGACTTCATCATGGCGCTGCCCAAGGGCTACCAGACGGTGATGGGCGAGCGGGGCGGCACGCTATCGCTTGGTCAACGACAGCTTATCAGCTTCGCCCGCGCCCTTGTGGCTGATGCCCGCATCCTTGTGCTCGACGAGGCCACAGCCAGCATCGACAGCTATACAGAGATGCTGATCCAAAAGGCGCTGGAAACGCTTTTGACGGGGCGCACGGGCCTTGTGATTGCCCACCGTCTGGCCACGATCCGTGACGCCGACAGGATCATCGTCTTGCAAGCTGGTGAAGTGTTGGAGCAGGGCAACCATGATGAGCTGATGGCGATGAACGGCCTGTATGCGCAGCTATACAGCGTGAATTATGCGTCGTTTGATGACGTGCCGAACGCGAGCATTGATCCGGGTGAGGTGCAAAGTTCCTGA
- a CDS encoding ABC transporter permease, with protein sequence MWTFLARRLLQSIVVMIGVTLISFVSLQIGGDPTYLFVSENASTEEIEAARIALGFDRPLYVQYVSYIWNALQGDFGNSLSYREPAMGVVLEAMPATIELTAFSLILAIGLSIPLGIFAALHRGKPIDGGIMTVAMLGQSIPNFWMGIMMFLYFGLYLGWFPISGHVAFLEPLFDGNFSEAFGNLPSALHHLIMPALAVGTYTLARNARLVRSSMLEVLQQDYVRTARSKGISEGRVVMNHAMRNAWLPVVTMIGLEFGFLLGGVVVVETIFSYPGIGRLVFTAINQRDIPVVQASVILLAGIFILLNLLVDLVYARLDPRVKL encoded by the coding sequence ATGTGGACATTTCTCGCCAGGCGTCTGCTGCAAAGCATTGTCGTAATGATTGGCGTTACGCTGATCAGCTTCGTATCGCTCCAGATTGGGGGAGATCCGACCTATCTATTCGTGTCAGAGAACGCGAGCACAGAAGAGATCGAGGCCGCGCGTATCGCGCTTGGGTTCGATCGCCCGCTTTACGTGCAATACGTCAGCTATATCTGGAATGCGTTGCAGGGCGATTTCGGAAACTCCCTCAGCTACCGGGAACCCGCCATGGGTGTTGTCCTGGAGGCGATGCCCGCGACCATTGAATTGACCGCCTTCTCTCTGATTCTCGCCATTGGCCTTTCGATTCCTTTGGGGATCTTCGCCGCCTTGCACCGGGGCAAGCCGATTGATGGTGGGATCATGACGGTGGCGATGCTGGGTCAGTCGATTCCGAATTTCTGGATGGGAATCATGATGTTCCTCTACTTTGGGCTGTACTTGGGCTGGTTCCCGATCTCGGGCCATGTCGCCTTTCTGGAGCCCTTGTTTGATGGCAATTTCTCAGAAGCCTTCGGAAACCTTCCCAGCGCGCTGCATCATTTGATCATGCCTGCTCTGGCGGTCGGGACCTACACTTTGGCGCGAAATGCGCGGCTGGTGCGGTCGTCTATGCTGGAGGTGTTGCAGCAGGACTATGTCCGCACCGCGCGCTCCAAGGGTATCTCGGAGGGCCGCGTTGTGATGAACCACGCGATGCGCAATGCGTGGTTGCCCGTCGTCACGATGATCGGGCTAGAGTTCGGTTTCCTGCTTGGCGGCGTCGTCGTGGTCGAGACGATTTTCTCATATCCGGGCATTGGGCGATTGGTTTTCACAGCGATCAACCAGCGCGACATCCCTGTCGTGCAGGCCTCGGTAATCTTGCTGGCTGGCATCTTCATCTTGCTGAACTTGCTTGTCGATCTTGTCTACGCGCGGCTTGACCCGCGTGTGAAATTGTAA
- a CDS encoding glycosyltransferase family 2 protein, with translation MAKRVTARKKAGARLLFMTIDAEAPFIVEWVAYHRELGFDRIVVFAYVDDVNTTALLKALAAKKVIELHLQGPEPGSSIQASAINLANDATMLKDVEWAMWLDGDEFLVVSTGDGTLKALLETLADRDGMLIPRRMMGDGGNDRFPGRFVSEQFTDAAAAEDDSNLQMKTLFRCTKHIEGFSRFGYHRPKIREGVDPAELNFVMASGNGIDMRHRPHRRWLRGEEFNRIDKMQPDEHGYALAQINSYALRTPEIFALERFAGQDIAQALADGDTQQNTVEAYRDQNHVATQDRRILRLEAATGTEMDRIRALTGVAKAEALVHEDLASRVADIPASFLDACIATRPARAEPRTFPLTLPDEEAALVRKEYAKADTILEYGSGGSSFVALESGDKTLFTVESDRSWALTIHDTLQAAHPHANFTVQYVDVGPTKAWGKPSNAQGYGRYSRYPSSVWDLVQFQQPDVVLVDGRFRVACFLTTLFRTKKPVTLLFDDYTGRINYHWIEKYVKPSQTAGRMARFEIKPTALPADDLTEITAAYANPE, from the coding sequence ATGGCTAAAAGGGTAACCGCCCGCAAGAAGGCCGGCGCACGTCTGCTATTCATGACAATCGACGCCGAAGCGCCGTTCATCGTCGAATGGGTCGCTTACCACCGGGAGCTCGGGTTTGATCGTATTGTGGTGTTTGCTTACGTCGACGACGTGAACACGACGGCACTATTGAAGGCTTTGGCCGCGAAAAAGGTTATTGAACTTCACCTCCAAGGTCCCGAACCCGGCAGTTCGATTCAGGCCAGTGCCATCAATCTTGCGAACGACGCAACGATGCTCAAGGACGTTGAGTGGGCCATGTGGCTGGATGGGGATGAGTTTCTTGTGGTCTCTACCGGCGACGGCACACTGAAGGCGCTCCTCGAAACGCTTGCCGATCGTGACGGGATGCTGATCCCCCGGCGCATGATGGGGGATGGCGGCAATGATCGGTTCCCCGGACGTTTCGTGTCCGAGCAGTTCACCGATGCCGCCGCGGCCGAAGATGACAGCAACTTGCAAATGAAGACGCTGTTTCGCTGCACCAAGCATATCGAAGGTTTCTCTCGCTTTGGCTACCATCGCCCCAAGATCCGCGAAGGGGTTGATCCTGCGGAACTGAATTTCGTCATGGCCAGCGGCAACGGGATCGACATGCGCCACCGCCCCCATCGCCGCTGGCTCCGGGGAGAGGAATTTAACCGGATCGACAAGATGCAGCCCGATGAGCACGGCTACGCCCTTGCGCAGATCAACAGCTACGCCCTGCGCACGCCGGAAATCTTCGCCCTCGAGCGATTTGCCGGGCAGGACATCGCCCAAGCTCTGGCCGATGGCGACACGCAACAAAACACCGTTGAGGCGTACCGCGACCAGAACCATGTCGCCACCCAGGACCGCCGCATCCTGCGCCTTGAAGCGGCGACCGGAACCGAGATGGACCGCATCCGCGCCCTGACGGGCGTGGCGAAGGCCGAGGCGCTTGTGCACGAAGACCTCGCCAGCCGCGTCGCCGACATCCCGGCGTCTTTCCTCGATGCCTGTATCGCCACGCGTCCGGCCCGAGCTGAGCCGCGCACGTTCCCCCTGACCTTGCCGGACGAAGAGGCCGCCCTTGTCCGCAAGGAATATGCCAAGGCCGACACGATCTTGGAGTACGGCAGCGGTGGGTCCAGTTTTGTGGCGCTGGAAAGCGGCGACAAGACGCTATTTACCGTTGAATCGGACCGTTCCTGGGCCCTGACGATCCACGATACACTGCAAGCCGCGCACCCCCATGCCAATTTCACGGTACAATACGTGGATGTCGGCCCGACGAAGGCTTGGGGCAAGCCCTCCAACGCGCAGGGATATGGGCGCTATTCCAGATATCCTTCCAGCGTCTGGGATCTCGTACAGTTCCAGCAACCAGACGTGGTTCTTGTGGACGGGCGGTTTCGGGTCGCTTGTTTCCTGACCACGCTGTTTAGAACCAAGAAGCCCGTCACCCTGCTGTTTGATGACTACACAGGGCGGATCAACTACCACTGGATTGAAAAATACGTGAAGCCGTCCCAGACCGCCGGGCGGATGGCCCGGTTCGAGATCAAGCCAACGGCGCTTCCCGCCGATGATTTGACGGAAATTACCGCGGCCTACGCCAATCCCGAATAG